The genome window ACGCGTGCTCGTTGCACGCGCCTTGCGAGCGGACTGCAGCGGTACTTTCGCCGCGCGGCGGCTAGCCGGTTTGAGCGTCTGGCCACTCGTGCCCCGCACGGCTGGCGTAACCCGGGCCGCGACACTCGCCAGCGTCGTATTGATCTCGCCCAGCGCAACCTGTTGAGCTTCCACCATTTGTGTCAGCCGTTGCTGTTGCGCGAGGCTTTCGCGCGTTAGCCGCGCCAGTTGCAAAGCCTGCATCAGCACGGTTACCAGCACGATCAGCAGAACAGCGGCGAGTGCCACCAGCAGCCACTTCAGACGTTGCAACTGACCCGACAAGGCGCGCACGCTGTATGCGCTGGCGGCGACTTCGGATGCGTCAGCACTAGCGCGGCTCGTCGTGGGTGACAACGCAAAAGGGGAGCTGGCATGCAGCGTGCTCCAGAGCGGAGCACCCGCCGCTGCGGCACTGGTGCCGTCAACGGGTTGGGCACGACGCGCCTGGCGTTTGCTGCTGGCCTCTGCGCTAGCTGGGTCTGGCTTACCGGTTGCCACCTTGGCCGTCGTCGCCACGCGTGGTGCAGGCGCTTTACGGCTTGCGGCGGATGGGCGGTTCAGCGGCTCTGCTGCGAGAACCGGATTGGCCTCTGCCGCCATGGCTTCAGCGGCAGGTGCTGGTGCTAGCACTAGCTCTGGTGTTGGTTCCGCCAGCGCGGCAGGCTGGGCTTCTGCGGGCGCGAGCGCGAGCACTGGATCAGATGCAGATGCAGATGCATGCGTATCACCCGGTAATGCCTGACTCACGCCCTCCGGCAGTTCAAATCCCATCAAGGTGCCCTGCCGCTCATCAATCTCGCGCTCAGGAAAAAGCGCCTCATGCGCGCCTGGCGCAGAGGGCGAGATTTCGTCGAATGAGGCTTGAGGTTTGCCCGGCACAGGCGGATCGGTTTCAGGAGACCAGGACGGCATAGAGGGCGTGGAATGAGCCATAGACAAAGAAGTAGAGAAGAACGCGAACTACATCAAAGAGCGGCACAGGCTGAAAGCAGATACCGCCCAGCCCCCGTTTTCGAGCCCGCATTGTCGCACGGGCTCATACCCCGGCTGGCCACTGCGGGACTGGCGAGACGCTGCTGCACCCGGGGGCATACGGCCACCAGGCAAGCGTTTGGCGCTTCATCCGTGGCTCACGGCTGCGGACCATCCTCGCGCAGTTTCTTCACCCCGGGCACTTGCTTTAGCTGCTCACGCAGCGCCGTATATTCCGCCAGCGACACTCGATGCAACGTGATGTGCACTTCATCGAATTCGGGCGCGTCGTCGCTTTGCTGCATCACAAACTGTTTTACCCGCACGCTCGCCGCGCCCAGCGCGTCATGCAGCGAATGAAACGTCAGCGCACCGCGTTCAACCAGCAAGGTCAACTGACGCTGCTGCCTGGACTGGATAAAGCGCCGCTCAATCGGCTTGATGCCTGCCAGCACGATCAGGATGATGATCGTCGCGGCAATCGCCACCGTATACAACCCTCCGCCGACAGCCAGACCAATCGCCGCCACCGACCACAAGCTCGCCGCTGTCGTCAGTCCCCGCACGACTTCGCCGCGCAGCAAAATCGAGCCAGCACCCAGAAAGCCGATACCCGACACGACCTGAGCCGCCATCCGCGACGGATCGAGCACGACATGCTCGCCGCCCAGCACATCGGCAAAGCCAAACGCCGACACGATCATGATGAGTGCCGCACCCACGCTCACCAGCATATGGGTGCGCAGGCCCGCCGCCCATGACAGCCGTTCGCGCTCAACCCCAATCACACTGCCTAACGCAGCGGCCAGAATCAGCCGTGAAATAAGTTCGAAATTGTTCAGCAACGGTTTCCCCTATTCAAATCAAATGTGTGATGGATGGTGATGCAGGCAGCCGCCCGGCCCCTCGTTGCCCGCAGCGAGGGGCCGGGGGCGATGTCCGGGATGAGTCAATTGCTTTATGCTTGGCCGCGCGCGGACTTTACCGGGTCAGCAGGCCGCCCGGCCATCGGGCTCGGACCTGCCTTCATCTGTGTTGCGCGCACTTTCAAATTTTTCCGCCGACATTGTAGCCAGCGCATGACTTACACCGCCTCCCCTGCCGTTCTTGCCGACGCCCTCCGCGCGCATTTTGCGCGCGTGATTTTGCCGCTGTGGCGCGGCCCCGGTTTCAACCCAGCGTTGCAACTGCCTTATGAAGCGCTTGGCGGCCCTCCCTTTCAGCCGCTGCCCCCCGTGCGTTACCGGGCAATGGCCTGTGCCCGCCAATTGTTCGTGTTCTCCCAGGCAGGTGACAGCCAGCATGCCCACACACTGTTCGATGCATTGCAACGGCATTTTGCCGACCACCAGCATGGCGGCTGGCTGTATAGCGTCGACGCTCACGGCACGGCGCTCGATACCACCAAAGACCTGTACACCCACGCCTTCGTTGTATTTGCCTGCGCCGAATACTTCGCACGTTTCGGCAATGCCGTTGCGCTCACCGTGCTGCAACACACTTCCGGACTGATCGAAAGCCGCTTCGCAGCGCCCGGTGGGCTATTCCACGCGGCACTGGATGCCGCGCTCACGCCCCTCCCCGGGATGCCGCTGCAAAACCCGCTGATGCATCTGACCGAAGCGTGGCTCGCGGCGCACGACGCCACTCGGGACAGCGCGTTCGAGCACGCGCTAAGCCGCCTCGGACATGCGCTGGCCCGCACCTTTGTACATGTGCCAAGCGGTTGCATCGCGGAGTTGCCGGTTGGCAGCGCGAACAATCGTCTGGAACCCGGCCACCAGTTCGAATGGTTCTGGCTGGTGCGGCAAGCGGGCACGAGGCTGGCCGGAACCGGGCTAGACACAGCGCTGGAACAGGCGTTTGACTTCGCACAGCAACACGGGGTCGATCCTGTAACAGGCGGGGTGTGTGCGGCGCTCGATGAGACCGGCAACAAGCTGGACGACACCCAGCGCATCTGGGCCCAAAGCGAATACCTGCGCGCACTCGCGTGCCGTGGCGACGCCGCCGCGCAAACCCGGTTGCCACAGCAAATCGAACGATTCCGCTCGCGCTTTTTGCTCGAACACGGCTGGATCGAATGCCGCGCAGCCACAGGTGAAATCATCCGGACAGAAATGCCCTCCACCACGCCCTACCATCTGGCGACGGCTTATGCTGCTTTGCCGGGTTGAGCCGGGTTGAGCCGGGTTGAGAGCCGCTAGCACAAGTCATCAACGAAGCGTGAAGCGATAACGACAGCAGCAAGGGGGAGCAACGCAGCATGAATGTCGAGATGCAGCGCGAAGCGAATGCGCAGTTTGTGCTGGCTCAAACACCGCAGTAGGGATGTTTTCTTGACGTAAACGAAGCGCGGGCCGCATGGGCGGCAACCCATACGGCCCGCTGACCACAACCAGCTCACCAAAGGAGTTGATCATGGCTGATGCCGATCTTAAAGCATTGACCGCTCATCCCGAGCAACACGCCACCATCCAGCAGATCATGCGCTGGCGACCCAGCCCGAAACCGGGCCGACCGTGGCGAACTCCCACGTTTTTTCCGTGGCTGCGTATCGCCGGCATCTGGCTTGAGCAGGCTGGCTTCCCGCCCGGCCAGCGCGTGAGAATCGAGGTCGAGCACGGCAGGCTCGTCATCACGCCAGATTGAACGACGCTACAAACGACAAACCCAGCATGAGGCTGGGTTTGTTGCTTTAACTGAAGAAGAACTTTCTAACCAGAACGCAGAGAAACACCGTCCAGGACGCGATCATAGCCCCGATATAAATTCTCTTTGAATTCGTGCTCATCTTTGCCCATGTCTTATCATCGGGCCCACTTGGCGCGACCATATCAATTCCCCTTTGATCCTGAGATTGGAACTGAGTGACTGAAGGGAGAAACGCCGAACGAAGTTGACCCGGGACTCGCAACGCCAACTTCAAGAGCAGTATTTCCGCCACATGCATGAGTAATTGCAAGGAAGGCGTTCACATCGAACGGCGTGGGAACCGAGATAAATCCCTGAACCCCATCGCCATTCATAAATGAATTTGTCCCTGCGGCAGTTCTATCTCCGAATATCCAACCAAACGAAGCTACACCACCGGGTCTTACCGAGATTGATCCAGGATTACTCTGTGTGACGCCTCCGGCTACATACGCAGTTTCGTCATGCAGATTGACGCTTAGCCCTGCACTTGCTGACAGCGATCCAGAGCCGATCGTGGCGTAGTCAGGTGCAAGTCCACGCCCATATTCACCAAACCCCGCCGAATAATCCCCCATGTTGTATCCTGGCGAGAACGGCCCATACGGATCAACCTTCAGCGTAGCCGCCTGAGTGCTCGACGTGCCCCAGCTATACGGCGAGTTTGCGCCGCCCGTGCTTTGCGTAATCAGGTCCTGCACCGCTTTCGACGGCGTTGCCAGCATTGACGGATCCTGCACCAGATAATTCCCGGTGCTGTCCGTTACCAGCTTCATCCCGGCCGTGTCATAAACCGCGCCCGCAGGCGTACTCGCGTTCAATGGCACAACGACGCCCGTCGCAGCGATTTCACCATACTGGCTATTGTTCGCCCCACGCATGGCGTTCTCGATTTGTGCCGTCGTGATCGGAGAACCATCGGCGTTCATCAGTCCCTGTGCCTTCGCCTAGTCGGCGATCTGCTGCGCTTTCGATTTTTCTTGGGGATGCAACTGCCGGTTCCATTGCGTTTGGCTGAATTAGGTTCCATCCGCTTCCTGACCAAACACCACTTGTAGCCCACCCATTGGCGTTGTTTATAGTTGGCCGGAGGGAGGAGTTAATCCACGAGCCAGTCGCACCACCTCACAAAGGCAAATGAACGGTACCCCCAGCCTTTGCGCTGGGGGTACCGTGGCCTACATTAGCTAAAGAAGATGTTTTTAATAAGCACGTACACGATGAAACCCATCATCGCAGTGAAGCAGCACCACCAGAGGATCTTCTGTATACGTGTCTTGGGTACTGTCGTTATCGAAGGTCCCATAGTTACCACCTGACTCCTGTTTTTCCCTGATCTTTCGAGAAACCCCAACCAACAGATGCAGGGTTGTTTGTTTTTCCAACATTCACACCACTACCAATACCAATAACTGTTGCAGTGCCATTGCCCGGTGACACCATGACGCCACCGCCAAAGCCGCTGTATAACGCTGATCCGCCTCCGGCATATCCCCCGCAAAGTCGTTTGTCTGACCCGGCTTCACATGGCCAGTATTAAGATAGCCAGCAGAAATTCCGACCCCAGCACCAACAGCATTGGGAACACCCATATTCACGCCATAACCAAAGAATGCATTTCCATCCCGAGTAAACGTCCCCCACGCACTGCCCACAAAGTAATCGACCTGGAAGTTCACAAAGTCCGGCGCGCGGATCAAGCCCGGATTCGAGCCAGTGGTCGTTGGCTGGTATGACAGCCCGCTACCCTGTGCGCCTTTAGCGATATACGCCTGCACATCAGGATCGCCCGGCCCCAGGCTCTGGGCCCAGACTTGCTGCCCAGCCTTGTTCACGCCATAGGACTGCCACCCGGTTCCATCCTGCGGCTGGGCGCCAGTGGCTACCCGAACACCTCCCGGCTCAGTCTGGCCATTCACCGTCAGGTCCATCCGTGCCATCTGGTTTTCGATGTCCTGCTCGGTGTACTTGCCGCCGCTTTCGTTGGCCAGTTTTTTCGCCAGCGTCTGTTCTTTCGCCTTGCGATCCTCATGAAGTTGCCGGTTAAACCGAATCGTCACCACGCCTTTTGATTAACGCTCCCCTATTAACGACAAACCTGGCTTCTTAAATTTCCGGATTTGTCGTTTGTGTGTGCGAAAGATAAAGAGTTATCGTATCTTTGCCCAAACAATTAAAGTAAAAACAATTGCAATTAACACACCTTTTATGACTACCCCCTCCACATTAACCGTACTTAATACCTCAACAAATTCCAGCGATTTGTAACATCCTTCGATAACAAAAAAACAACCTAGATAAGACGCAAAGACAGAAATAGCCAACATTCCCGGAATCCATATAAGAAGAAGTAAAGCCAATATGGAAAGTAATTTTTTTGTCATTTATTTGGCCTGAGCTGAGATTGATTACGTTGATAAAGGCCATTAATTCCTTCTTGACCAAACGACCCGCCTATAGAGCCACCAATCGGAGCAAAGTTATTGGCATTAAGTAAATTCCAGCCACCGTTTCCCCATACACCAGTAGCCGACCAATTGGGCGTGTTAATGGTTGGCCTTAACATCGAATTAATGCCAGTCTCACTCAGTTTTCCCAGCCCATAGCCAAAACTAGACAGCACGCCGCTAATAATAGCAGCACCCATTACGCTGTCATTTCTCCCCCGTAAGAAATTATTCAGTGCGGTAGTGGTTGCGCCTCCGATGGCATTAACTCCCACATTCCACAGCAGCCCTCCATACGAACCCGCGGCTCCCGTTACAAACGCTCCCGTAACATCAACCGGATTGATCTTGCCGTTCTGGAGATACTGCGAACCCGCATTGATCCCCGCGCTGATCGTCCCCGTTCCCACCGGTGAGGCCAGCGCTCCAGTGCCCAGCGCCCCACCTGAACTAAAGATCGGCGCACCCGGCAACGCCGCAATGACACCACCTGTTGCAATCGCACCAGCCCCTGCCGCTGCGCCCCACGTGAGTTTTCCGTAGACATCCCGGTACGCCTGCTCACGGTTCACCGAACTGGCAACATCCCCCGCGGCAGGCCGGTTCATACCCGCTCCATTCCCGTCGTACTGCGCATACATTTCCGGATTGGCCTTCTGCTCCGGCGTCGTATAGAACATATAACCCGGTCCGCTGGCACCATCGGCGGGCAGCATGCCGTGCGCTTGTCCCAGGAAATCACTGGCGCGTTGGTTCCACGTACCCGGCGAACCGTTTTGAACTTGTAGATTGGCTTGCATCGTCAATTCGTTATGCGCTTGTTCAGGCGTTAAGCCGTACTTCTTCGCGTATGCCGCTTCTTTCTCGCTGATCCACTTCTTCTCCTCAGGGTGAAGTTGCCGGTTAAACCGGTCCTTTTATTTCACCGATTTTTCTTACATTTTGATCAGTCCATTGAATTTTTAATGCGCCGCTTTTTTACCAAGTAAGCAAAAATCAAATAAGCAGCTTCTACCACAATGGCGATTAGCCATAGCAATCGGAAACCAAACAATATGCCGGGGTATCCCAGTCGTTGCGCCTCAGACATTGGCGTCATTCCAAGATTTTCCGCTGCCCATTCGATTGCCACTGGCACATACATAACGCATACATAGACAATCGTTAGTAAAGAAACGCGCGCTAAAGAACCTCTCCAGCCCGGAGCGCGAAGCAACAAATCAAACTTATCTGCTTTCATTTTTGTGCTTCCTTGCCCGGAGCAAATGCGCCGGTACCGCCTATTAGACCACCTCCTGTAGCCCCCGTTAGACCAGGAAGTGGGTTGCGAACCGCTTGGAATACCGCTGGAATTTTAGGGTCCAGATTTGGAAATATCCAAGGCGTCGCGAGCCTACCAACACCCTGGGTCAAAACAAGACCAATACCGTACCCTCCGGCTCCCGCCAATGAGCCAATAGCACCGGCGTAAAGCGGGCTATTTGCTTCCCCGTAATATAAATTATTGAAAATCGTCGTTGAGAAGTAGCTTGAGCCACCTAAAACCACATTAGAAAAAAATTTGGTGTTTGCCCCAATTGGTCCGGCGATAGCTCCAACTCCACCCGCAAATAGGCTTTGTGCCGGACGAATCTCGCCTGTCTGTTGATATTGCACCGCCGCGTCCATTCCGGCGCTAACGCCCCCTCCAATAACTGAATATGCAAGACCTCCAGCACCTGCGGCAATGGGTCCCCCAACTAGCAGACTTGCTCCAGTAACTGCTGCAATAACACCACCGCCCATAAGATTGCGGTTTTGCTGTTCTCGGCTCGCGCTATTTTGAATCTGCTGCGTGGACGGCTGATTCAGATCGCCGCCATTCGCGTAATACCCCGCGTACATATTCGGATTCGCCTTCTGATCAGGCGTGGCATAGAACATATAACCCGGCCCGCTGGCACCATCGGCGGGCAGCATGCCGTGCGCTTGTCCCAGGAACGCGCTGGCGCGTTGGTTCCACGTACCCGGCGAACCGTTTTGAACTTGTAGATTGGCTTGCATCGTCAATTCGTTATGCGCTTGTTCAGGCGTTAAGCCGTACTTCTTCGCGTATGCCGCTTCTTTCTCGCTGATCCACTTCTTCTCCTCCGGATGAAGTTGCCGGTTAAACCGGTCCACATTCCCCCCAGCAACCGCGCCCGCATTCCCGCCCACTGCCGCACCTGCGCCTGTCGCAATAGCGTTCGCCACGATGTTGCCAAGGGCGGTGTTGATGTCAGCACTGCCGGTCGGGTTTGAACCTGCAATTGCAGCACTAATTTCATTCAGCTTGCCCGCTGCAATCGATGCGATCCCGGCACCCGCTGCACTACCAGGCGCGTTTCCTCCCGCAAGGCCAGTCACCATTGCCGCTCCCGCCGCCTGCATGCCCGCTCGCGCTGTGCCGCCTTCCTTCCACGCCTCCATCCCGGCCTGATCGCCGCTCGCCTTTGCCGCGTCGTACTTCGACTGTGCAAAGTCTCCAATCCGCCGTGATACCGCTTCACCCGCTGCGCTGGCCGCCGCCATCATGTCTGCCTGGCGCTCGAGCAGGTTGTTCACGTCCGGTAGCCTGGCGATCGTGCCGTTTGTGTTCGACGCGTCACGGTTCAGGCTGGTGATGTCCTGTATCTGGCTGGCTGCATCGGTCACGCTGATCGTGCCCGCGCTGATCCCGCTACGCGTGGTCGCGCTGTCGTTGCCGCTGTCATTCTGGCTCAGCATTGGGGCACCACCGCCGGTGTTCTTCCCCGAGGTATTGCCATGGGTGCTGTAGTTCGCCCCTCCATCGCCAGTGCTCACGCCTGCGCTGAAGCCGCTGCTCGATGCCTTGTAGTTCGACGTGTTGCTGATATCGGAGAAGGTGAGGGTGCCGGTCGTGAGCGTGTTCTTCGACGCATCAGCGCTGCCTGCAAGATACGCACCGTTCAGACCAGTATGGCCTTTAACGCTGATGTCGAATCCGCCGTCACCGGCCTGAATACCCGCCTGTTCGTTCACGCCCGCGTAATTGCCACTGGCGTTCGCGCTGGTGTGGCTGACGCTCGCACTGCCACCGCCCTGGCTGAGCGTAAATCCTCCTCCGCTGCTTTCCTGGTGCGCGGCGCTCGACATCGTGTCCTGCACGCTCGCGATGTTCAGGTTGCCGCCGATCGTGGCGCTCACCTGGCGGCCGCTGAGGTTCGAGCTAATGATGTTCGTGTCGCCGCCCGAAATGATCGTCGCGGTGCTGGCTGCGCTCACGTGCGTGTTGTTTTGCGTCGCGCTGTCGCTGCGGCCATTGCCGTGGGCCTTCGACATCGACGCAGAGATGCCGAAGCCCTGTGTGCCATAGGAGATACCAACGCTCGCGCTGCCAGATTCGTTGCTGCTGCGCGTCGAGCTGGTATCGGTAGTGTTCACTAGGCTGACCTGATTTTTTGCCGCCAGGATCACGTCGTTCGCGTTCACGTTTGAACCGGCGATTGCCAGGTTGCCGCTGCCCGGCGTGCCGTCACCCTTCGCCACCAACGTGGCCGTACCGCCTGCCGTCACATTCGAGCCGCGATGCGTTGTGCTGTCTTCGGCATAAGTGCGTTTGCTGTGCGAACACGTCACGCGCATTTCCGTTGCGCTTGAGGACGCGCCTGCCACAGCCCACACCAGGGAGCGCGGCAAGCGACCCGTCTTTCCGTGGATGCGGATCACCGATGCGCTGCTCGAACAGGCGGGCTTCCTACCCGGACAGCAGGTCCTGTTTTCCGTCGATCACCGCTGCGGACACATCACCATCACACCCGATTATGACTACAGGATCGCCAGCCGATACATGACCGGGCAGGAGGCCGAAGCCATGCTGCAACGACGCAGCAAACGCAACTGAACACCCGCAAACAACAACCCCGGCCAGCGTCGGGGTTGTTGTCTTCAAGGGAGCATAAGAACCCATTGTGACCGCAGAAGGTTCACCAGTGCTGAGAACACCAAGCTAACCCCTGCTGATGTCGCAAAGCTAATGTCCGGCTCTTTGTACAACACCCACAGGACCAGCGCCGCCCACAGCAGCATTGTCGACCCCAGCCAATAAATAAATCGCTTCCTTTTTGAACTGTCGGCACTTACGCCGAACATAAACCATGTTGCAAACATGGAAGCTAGCGTAATGAACACAACCCCCATTCCAAAGCTCATTTTTTTGTACCCTTCAAGTTCTCCATGGTGTTCTGGAACCCCCACCACGAATTCGTCGCAGGATCAAGCAGTGGATCGACTGAACCTCCTAGCCCTGTAGCATTACCGAGCGGAATTCCGGCTTGCTTTCCGGCATATGTTGGCACGGCCTTGGTTATACCCAGTACAGCCTTTTCCACCCATCCACTAGCATCGCCAGCCCACGCGCTCAAGTTGGCTCCATAGACTCCACCGATTCCTCCCCCAATAAAGCCGCCGATGGCTTCTGCAGTCGTAACAGGCTTGTCCGTAGCGTAATTGGTCAATGCTGTAATTCCCAGTCCAGTGGCAGCTGCTTTACACGCAACACCTCCAGAAACCAGACATGCGGTTACAGCAAGTGCAGCTTTTCCAGTGCGCTCATACACAATATTCTGATCGCGCAATCCGGCATCAGTCAGTCCTGTTCCGAGTTGCTGCTGCCCTGCATCGTAGGCTTGCTGGTTGCCTGCAATGTACTGGCTGTTGTAGTCGTGGTTTGCGTACTGTGGATCGCTCTTGTATCCGTCGCAGTTCAGGTTCTGGCACCCGACGATGCTACGTACTTCCCAGTCATGTACACCGCCCGATGCGGTCGATGTCTGCTGGTCCGAGTTGCGCAGCAATTCCGCAACGATCCGGCCTTCCGCTTCCTGTTCACTGATGCCGAGTTGCTTTGCAACGATCTTTGCATCCTTCTTCGCCATCGCATACTCGTCGGGGTGTAACTGCCGGTTAAACCGGTCCACATTCCCCCCAGCAACCGCGCCCGCATTCCCGCCCACTGCCGCACCTGCGCCTGTCGCAATAGCGTTCGCCACGATGTTGCCAAGGGCGGTGTTGATGTCAGCACTGCCGG of Paraburkholderia bonniea contains these proteins:
- a CDS encoding MgtC/SapB family protein, producing MLNNFELISRLILAAALGSVIGVERERLSWAAGLRTHMLVSVGAALIMIVSAFGFADVLGGEHVVLDPSRMAAQVVSGIGFLGAGSILLRGEVVRGLTTAASLWSVAAIGLAVGGGLYTVAIAATIIILIVLAGIKPIERRFIQSRQQRQLTLLVERGALTFHSLHDALGAASVRVKQFVMQQSDDAPEFDEVHITLHRVSLAEYTALREQLKQVPGVKKLREDGPQP
- a CDS encoding AGE family epimerase/isomerase — protein: MTYTASPAVLADALRAHFARVILPLWRGPGFNPALQLPYEALGGPPFQPLPPVRYRAMACARQLFVFSQAGDSQHAHTLFDALQRHFADHQHGGWLYSVDAHGTALDTTKDLYTHAFVVFACAEYFARFGNAVALTVLQHTSGLIESRFAAPGGLFHAALDAALTPLPGMPLQNPLMHLTEAWLAAHDATRDSAFEHALSRLGHALARTFVHVPSGCIAELPVGSANNRLEPGHQFEWFWLVRQAGTRLAGTGLDTALEQAFDFAQQHGVDPVTGGVCAALDETGNKLDDTQRIWAQSEYLRALACRGDAAAQTRLPQQIERFRSRFLLEHGWIECRAATGEIIRTEMPSTTPYHLATAYAALPG
- a CDS encoding SymE family type I addiction module toxin, with protein sequence MADADLKALTAHPEQHATIQQIMRWRPSPKPGRPWRTPTFFPWLRIAGIWLEQAGFPPGQRVRIEVEHGRLVITPD
- a CDS encoding polymorphic toxin type 22 domain-containing protein, whose amino-acid sequence is MNADGSPITTAQIENAMRGANNSQYGEIAATGVVVPLNASTPAGAVYDTAGMKLVTDSTGNYLVQDPSMLATPSKAVQDLITQSTGGANSPYSWGTSSTQAATLKVDPYGPFSPGYNMGDYSAGFGEYGRGLAPDYATIGSGSLSASAGLSVNLHDETAYVAGGVTQSNPGSISVRPGGVASFGWIFGDRTAAGTNSFMNGDGVQGFISVPTPFDVNAFLAITHACGGNTALEVGVASPGSTSFGVSPFSHSVPISGSKGN